The Bombus fervidus isolate BK054 chromosome 6, iyBomFerv1, whole genome shotgun sequence genome contains a region encoding:
- the LOC139988330 gene encoding uncharacterized protein isoform X1, with protein MEKENSASGGGGGGGGGGGGEAAATATPGATSASEKLQADQANPLLDPTALFGAYWPRGDSAASSLFGGMPGGYGLGAHHLPSAYAILGRGGSAPGFGGHTPASAPPPPPYSHSSLGTLSVAASQAASLGINPASAAWWTMASHLAAQDYLARLQGAAGLPGFPPGAESLLPPYPASLLNPPSLSSHKSSKSKSSKSHKMPASSSSSTTPSMTGSSLPVSTQAPVTSSHHSTSTSSTPNSQTNVVSSAKEGSDPSSILGGVRLPPDTEIIKYTSSIVGPKVPGTTNRGRKKTISLDTPSVSVHPPPVPALSAHQTNTTTSSLMMEPRKYNRTGTESNDYRESVDRVEVIKLPAHSTNGSALPAPSSYTTTTNASNSNDSDAPLNLSLKPSTTSSSSPISGSQPLSQLSNLSQSLLASDRTSRRKPGPKPRRVPQNSVPVPASPSPSLAQLFAAADSPQRPSSGSEESESASTTHHKDGRPRNLGRGVSKPKKNTVASLLAQSRALGIKPTPTLDPSVPLSHQVSLLRSNILAAQLHATATGQTDDKNQRSLQEKMKNKVLEVSGEESNMDVTSESGSNTDVVTDTDDDNADGVSSAKRRKVKPSERDLQVPLERGWKRETVIKGLGKSGVIKGDVSYYSPCGKTFRSSPDLAKFLEQQNPPDLTTANFSFSSRPLVGEFLQPTMGLAEAEFVRLGAQEVARRLEELRAAGGFRDVRTNNQYEREKLAYAKKLAKEEAQRHKEQARLIKEQEKTERQEAVRREREIRNQQLLELVTKLEKGSAYPLHSETTLEIQPPPTTTITTTTTTTTIIHPSCSKQLFTNVLLERRTGHRRRKERRVSLARVPPRNHVPPINTIDYWASLNLQTQGRKRLAFTIKQKMKIIQEIERGKSKSDVARELGLASSTVATIWKNRESIAESWRNRDMMQHSDVEDSVAKKSGLPSSSSNLASVTSLVTNNTVLNTVNTTNSSTTGTTLPTAIVVAPPQVQVVPPPPPPPLPLPTTSATVIPSTSQPTQLSTPPISSTMSTGTTTTTNASMDNTQQAQTQTQSQELLEARKKRQEEVEKIRLEEQQRKQQERELKRQQAVMLKEQMYMQELTKQREMLYTVELERERRRQHMALVRALENRRKMEEREKKRLEARAERIATKEKRAEQRKVEMELIEQIRKPVEDMELTDHRSLPELKRLPGLKLSGQAFADIVMVFEFLHNFGETLGFDMESLPSLKSLQLALLNDEEAEEELLSVMTHLLVCAIEDPGIPQPARHTTGLGQSLRQADITHANISEVLRIYLYANATGEVKALTGVCLERERDKKFADHHQNGGDYASTCSGKNAQFYEHLHNNETWKMSERLRDKPFLALNPTHKAQMLAFLCNELLQNKAVIRQIEGSLETVAQLRKERFVLDTKIRKLRQLHSRKVRMEAVGVIVNKTGDTITIEKKEVDEEGNTTSTAVGTTPTPDEIHHEDEVEDMSENESEGTQPEEEEDKNLSGEELGKKLDKLLKQSEEQLQKLNSSSKQLRAHIFGQDRYWRRYWELACAGGIFVEAMESAEPEILELQAELDEKYKNVSMEEKSETKQEDTKVENRENEAPNDVKKEKKFNSSEQEADVKPLADKTKSEIDDVNCKKEPMQNCENLANMKEEKKNDLDNSMTDAKTNVTSEEIKQETEIVSMDVDIKEETKKENDEADEDTKPAVKIMEDKIVETIPNGDKFNHVNNLHNGKELNGTFISNNSNESNWFSILPRETCDTPGPSTKQIFGIAEPTELRIPVFPPPASPNYDRCDSPAPLILTQDEAAQLEYLKVHGLPPPGEAKPVPKDLRYGWWRITDVDTFQELLEHLHSRGVREKELKRTTWATMESFLAVTGKINVDPGNLTATELQATPDEPDTPIPKPDNPADWSEQVALRVDAQLLEQVEALEDKVANASMQIKGWKLPPRAGTEEAEEIEKLNEMEKISAVEQARQRLLSLEAAIERRYLKPPLGVCTGDPNLAALKAEQAAAANANSNNSDQSNQTPIPQEETTPRGLNNWREATARAHTSAQLAMALYMLEASIAWDKSIMKAVSLTPARNSVCVKLRNRCVSLKATTQYNQLLTTSQASNCQFCHSGDNEDKLLLCDGCDRGYHTYCFRPKMENIPDGDWYCHECMNKATGERNCLVCGKRVGKNLVLCELCPRAYHTDCHNPVMPKMPRGKWYCSNCHSKQPKKRNSSRRSHTKGAGTRESESSDHPPASPTPSTASNTHVEDVSSSEPATPTASPRKEGNNRTLTKKQQRELAPCKVLLEQLEQQDEAWPFLLPVNTKQFPTYKKIIKTPMDLSTIKKKLQDSVYKSRDEFCADVRQMFINCEVFNEDDSPVGKAGHGMRSFFEMRWTEITGAPPPHPQTHS; from the exons CGTATTGGCCTCGAGGCGACAGTGCAGCTTCGTCGCTATTCGGCGGAATGCCGGGTGGGTATGGATTGGGGGCCCATCATTTACCATCGGCTTATGCCATCTTGGGCCGTGGTGGCTCTGCTCCCGGATTCGGGGGCCACACACCAGCTTCCGCTCCACCACCACCTCCATACTCCCATAGCAGCCTTGGTACTCTGAGTGTAGCTGCCAGTCAGGCTGCGAGTTTAG GTATCAATCCTGCTAGTGCAGCATGGTGGACAATGGCCTCACATTTAGCTGCACAGGACTACCTCGCGAGGTTACAAGGAGCAGCAGGGCTACCCGGATTTCCGCCTGGTGCCGAGAGCCTTCTGCCACCCTATCCTGCCTCTCTACTTAACCCACCGTCCCTATCGTCCCACAAATCTAGTAAGT CTAAGTCAAGCAAGAGTCACAAGATGCCAGCGAGTAGTAGCAGCTCGACGACGCCGAGTATGACGGGCAGCAGTTTACCGGTTTCGACTCAAGCACCAGTCACGTCGTCTCATCACAGCACGTCGACCAGCAGCACGCCGAATTCGCAAACGAACGTTGTCAG TTCTGCGAAAGAGGGCAG cgATCCTAGCAGTATATTAGGAGGTGTACGTCTGCCACCTGATACGGAGATTATCAAGTACACGTCGAGCATAGTCGGTCCAAAGGTTCCTGGCACAACGAATCGCGGCAGGAAGAAGACTATATCCTTAGACACACCTAGTGTGAGTGTTCATCCACCGCCGGTACCTGCTCTGAGTGCTCATCAGACAAACACCACGACATCTTCGTTAATGATGGAACCGAGAAAATATAATCGCACGGGG ACCGAATCGAACGATTATAGGGAGTCGGTGGATCGCGTAGAGGTGATCAAATTGCCGGCACACTCGACAAACGGCTCTGCCTTACCAGCGCCATCGTCGTATACAACAACCACTAACGCGAGCAATTCGAATGATTCGGACGCGCCGCTGAACCTCTCGCTGAAACCCTCGACGACGAGCAGTAGCTCGCCGATTTCAGGCAGTCAGCCGCTCAGTCAGCTCAGTAATTTAAGTCAGTCGTTACTCGCCTCCGATCGAACTT CGAGAAGAAAGCCAGGACCGAAGCCTCGAAGGGTACCACAGAATTCCGTACCGGTGCCAGCATCGCCGAGTCCATCCTTGGCGCAACTGTTCGCTGCAGCGGATTCACCTCAACGACCGAGCAGCGGAAGCGAGGAGAGCGAGAGCGCCAGTACCACCCACCATAAAGATGGTCGGCCGAGAAACTTGGGCCGTGGAGTATCTAAACCGAAGAAGAATACGGTGGCCTCGTTACTAGCTCAGAGTAGAGCTTTGGGAATCAAACCGACGCCCACTTTGGATCCTAGTGTGCCATTGTCTCATCAGGTCTCGTTACTTAGGTCGAATATTCTGGCTGCTCAATTGCATGCCACTGCCACTGGCCAGACCGATGATAAGAATCAG CGGTCTTTACAGGAGAAGATGAAGAACAAGGTGCTCGAGGTATCCGGTGAGGAGAGTAACATGGACGTGACGAGCGAGAGCGGCAGCAACACCGACGTTGTGACGGACACCGACGACGACAACGCGGATGGCGTGTCTAGcgcgaagagaagaaaagtgAAGCCTAGCGAGAGGGATCTCCAGGTGCCGCTTGAGCGTGGCTGGAAGCGAGAGACCGTCATCAAGGGATTAGGAAAGTCAGGGGTGATAAAGGGTGACGTGTCTTATTATAGTCCTTGTGGAAAGACGTTCAGGAGTAGTCCGGATTTGGCAAAG TTTTTGGAGCAACAGAATCCACCCGACTTAACGACGGCAAACTTTTCGTTCTCGTCTCGTCCGCTTGTGGGTGAATTCCTGCAGCCAACGATGGGTCTCGCGGAGGCGGAATTCGTTAGGTTGGGCGCTCAGGAAGTTGCGAGAAGATTGGAGGAGTTGAGAGCCGCAGGTGGTTTCAGGGACGTGCGAACAAACAATCAGTACGAGAGGGAGAAACTGGCATATGCAAAAAAGCTAGCGAAAGAGGAGGCGCAACGGCACAAGGAGCAAGCTAG GCTCATCAAGGAGCAAGAGAAAACAGAAAGGCAGGAGGCAGTAAGGCGAGAGCGGGAGATTCGAAATCAACAGCTGCTCGAG TTGGTTACGAAGCTCGAAAAAGGCTCAGCCTATCCTCTTCACAGTGAGACCACGCTAGAAATCCAACCACCACCTACCACCACCATCACGACCACTACCACTACCACCACGATCATTCACCCAAGTTGCTCAAAACAATTGTTTACGAACGTCCTCCTCGAACGAAGGACGGGCCACCGTCGTCGAAAAGAGCGACGGGTATCACTCGCACGCGTACCACCACGTAATCACGTACCGCCGATTAACACGATCGATTATTGGGCATCCCTAAACCTACAAACGCAGGGTCGAAAGCGGCTAGCGTTCACGATCAAGCAGAAAATGAAGATCATCCAAGAGATCGAACGCGGTAAGAGCAAGAGCGACGTGGCGCGCGAGCTGGGTCTGGCTAGCAGCACGGTGGCCACCATTTGGAAGAATCGGGAAAGCATCGCGGAGAGCTGGAGGAACCGCGACATGATGCAGCATTCTGATGTCGAGGACTCGGTCGCAAAAAAGTCCGGCCTGCCCTCATCGTCGTCGAATTTGGCGTCCGTCACGTCGTTGGTGACGAACAATACGGTGTTAAACACCGTCAACACCACCAACAGTAGCACCACCGGCACCACGTTGCCCACCGCCATCGTGGTGGCACCGCCACAGGTGCAGGTGGTGCCGCCGCCACCACCACCGCCTCTCCCATTGCCGACCACCTCCGCCACGGTCATCCCGTCGACGTCGCAACCGACGCAGCTCTCCACACCGCCAATCTCCAGCACCATGTCCACAggcaccaccaccaccaccaacGCCAGCATGGACAATACTCAGCAGGCCCAGACCCAGACGCAAAGTCAGGAGCTTCTGGAG GCTCGGAAAAAACGGCAGGAAGAGGTGGAGAAGATACGACTGGAAGAGCAACAACGGAAGCAACAG GAACGAGAACTGAAGCGGCAGCAGGCGGTTATGCTGAAAGAACAG ATGTACATGCAGGAGCTCACCAAGCAGCGCGAGATGCTCTACACCGTCGAGCTG GAGAGAGAACGAAGGAGACAGCACATGGCGTTGGTTCGAGCGTTAGaaaatcgacgaaaaatggaggaaagagagaagaaacggTTAGAGGCGAGAGCCGAGAGAATAGCGACGAAGGAGAAACGAGCTGAACAGAGGAAGGTCGAGATGGAACTGATCGAACAGATCAGAAAGCCTGTCGAGGACATGGAGCTAACGG ATCACAGATCACTGCCAGAATTGAAACGACTACCTGGTCTCAAGCTGTCCGGTCAGGCGTTCGCAGACATCGTGATGGTGTTCGAATTTCTGCATAATTTCGGCGAGACTTTAGGCTTCG ATATGGAATCGCTGCCAAGCCTAAAAAGCCTTCAACTTGCGCTGCTAAATGACGAGGAAGCCGAGGAAGAACTCCTTTCCGTGATGACACATCTGTTAGTATGCGCGATCGAGGATCCAGGAATCCCTCAACCAGCAAGGCACACAACCGGTCTTGGTCAAAGTTTACGTCAAGCTGATATAACGCACGCTAACATCAGCGAAGTCTTACGAATCTACTTATACGCGAACGCGACAGGAGAAGTGAAGGCTTTGACAGGAGTATGTTTGGAACGGGAACGCGACAAGAAATTTGCTGATCATCATCAGAATGGCGGTGACTATGCCTCGACCTGTTCAGGCAAGAACGCCCAATTCTACGAACACTTGCACAACAACGAAACATGGAAGATGTCCGAGAGGCTGAGGGACAAACCGTTCCTGGCCTTGAATCCCACGCATAAAGCGCAGATGCTCGCGTTTCTCTGCAACGAGCTATTGCAGAACAAGGCTGTGATCAGACAGATCGAGGGTAGCTTGGAGACGGTGGCTCAATTGAGGAAAGAGAGATTTGTGTTGGATACAAAAATTAGGAA attGAGGCAGTTGCATAGTCGAAAGGTTCGAATGGAAGCAGTTGGCGTAATCGTTAACAAAACTGGAGATACTATTACGATCGAGAAGAAAGAGGTTGACGAGGAAGGTAACACGACGTCGACAGCAGTGGGGACGACACCCACTCCTGATGAAATTCATCACGAAGACGAGGTTGAAGACATGTCCGAGAATGAGAGCGAAGGAACTCAGCCCGAGGAG GAGGAGGACAAAAATCTGTCCGGCGAAGAGCTGGGTAAGAAATTGGATAAACTGTTGAAACAGTCAGAAGAACAATTGCAGAAATTGAACAGCTCCTCGAAACAGCTACGAGCACATATATTTGGACAAGACAGATACTGGAGAAGATACTGGGAGCTGGCATGCGCTGGTGGCATCTTCGTCGAAGCTATGGAAAGCGCTGAACCAGAAATCCTAGAGTTGCAGGCTGAACTAGACGAAAAGTACAAAAACGTGTCGATGGAGGAAAAGTCAGAAACGAAGCAGGAGGACACCAAAGTCGAGAATCGCGAGAACGAAGCTCCTAACGACgtaaagaaggagaagaaattCAATTCGAGCGAGCAAGAGGCCGACGTCAAGCCTTTGGCGGACAAAACGAAATCTGAAATTGACGATGTTAATTGCAAGAAAGAACCTATGCAAAACTGCGAGAATTTGGCGAACatgaaggaagagaaaaagaacgatTTGGATAATTCGATGACCGATGCGAAGACCAACGTCACGTCTGAGGAGATTAAACAAGAAACAGAGATAGTTAGTATGGATGTCGATATCAAAGAAGAGACGAAGAAGGAGAACGACGAAGCAGATGAAGACACGAAACCAGCGGTGAAGATAATGGAAGATAAAATCGTCGAAACAATTCCAAACGGTGATAAGTTCAACCATGTTAACAATCTTCATAATGGAAAAGAGTTAAACGGCACCTTTATATCTA ATAATAGCAACGAATCCAATTGGTTCTCGATTTTACCTCGCGAGACTTGCGATACTCCAGGACCAAGTACCAAGCAAATATTTGGAATAGCCGAACCAACCGAACTGAGAATACCAGTGTTCCCTCCGCCGGCTAGTCCAAATTACGACAGGTGTGACAGTCCAGCTCCTTTGATTTTGACTCAAGACGAAGCAGCGCAACTTGAGTATTTGAAAGTGCATGGTTTACCACCCCCTGGAGAAGCCAAACCAGTACCAAAAG ATTTGAGATATGGTTGGTGGAGAATAACGGACGTAGACACGTTTCAAGAACTATTGGAGCACCTTCATTCTCGCGGTGTTCGCGAGAAGGAactaaaacgtacaacgtgggcGACCATGGAATCTTTCCTAGCTGTTACGGGCAAGATCAACGTGGACCCTGGTAACCTGACTGCTACCGAACTTCAAGCGACACCAGATGAACCTGACACACCGATTCCAAAACCAGACAACCCGGCTGACTGGAGTGAACAAGTCGCATTACGGGTAGATGCGCAGCTTTTGGAACAAGTCGAGGCTCTAGAAGATAAAGTGGCAAATGCCAGCATGCAGATCAAAGGCTGGAAGTTACCTCCACGAGCAGGAACCGAAGAGGCGGAAGAAATTGAGAAACTGAACGAAATGGAGAAAATTAGCGCGGTTGAACAAGCTCGACAAAGGTTACTATCCCTGGAAGCAGCTATTGAAAGGAGATACTTAAAACCACCGTTAGGCGTTTG tacTGGAGATCCAAATCTAGCGGCCTTAAAGGCAGAACAAGCGGCCGCTGCGAACGCAAATTCGAATAATTCGGATCAGAGCAATCAGACCCCGATACCTCAAGAAGAAACAACTCCAAGAGGGCTGAACAACTGGCGAGAAGCAACGGCTCGAGCACACACGTCCGCTCAGCTCGCCATGGCGCTTTATATGTTGGAAGCCAGCATCGCTTGGGACAAGAGCATCATGAAGGCTGTGAGTCTAACACCAGCTAGAAACTCGGTCTGCGTCAAGCTACGAAACCGCTGCGTCTCACTCAAAGCTACCACTCAATACAATCAGCTATTGACTACTTCTCAGGCCTCT AATTGTCAGTTCTGTCATAGCGGAGATAACGAAGACAAactattactgtgtgatggtTGTGACCGCGGCTATCATACTTATTGTTTCCGTCCAAAAATGGAAAACATTCCTGATGGTGACTG GTATTGTCACGAATGCATGAACAAAGCTACAGGGGAACGAAACTGTTTGGTATGTGGAAAGAGGGTTGGTAAAAATTTAGTGCTATGTGAACTCTGTCCACGGGCTTATCACACTGACTGCCACAATCCTGTTATGCCAAaa ATGCCAAGGGGTAAATGGTATTGTTCTAATTGCCACAGTAAACAACCAAAGAAGAGAAATAGTAGTCGAAGGAGTCATACCAAAGGGGCAGGCACCAGAGAAAGTGAAAGTTCTGATCATCCACCAGCTAG TCCAACGCCGTCAACGGCATCGAACACACACGTAGAGGACGTCAGTTCATCGGAACCGGCAACCCCAACTGCTTCGCCACGGAAGGAGGGAAACAATAGGACGCTCACGAAGAAACAGCAACGAGAGTTGGCTCCTTGTAAGGTGCTACTCGAACAGTTGGAGCAACAGGACGAGGCCTGGCCGTTCCTCTTGCCGGTGAACACCAAACAGTTTCCTACCtacaagaaaattattaaaacaccCATGGATCTCAGTACGATCAAGAAGAAATTGCAGGACTCCGT GTACAAGTCTCGCGATGAGTTTTGCGCCGATGTCAGACAGATGTTCATCAACTGCGAGGTATTCAACGAGGATGACAGTCCCGTGGGGAAGGCTGGACACGGGATGCGCAGTTTCTTCGAAATGCGTTGGACCGAGATTACTGGCGCACCACCTCCACACCCACAAACGCATAGCTGA